The genomic stretch cgccagccaggattgatttattttaaaggcagaggtagagagagagagagatcttccatctgctggttcacgccccataTGGCCGGGCCTGGGTCAGGCcgacgtcaggagccaggaacttcattcaggtctcacacgtgggtgcaggggcccacgcacttggggccgtcctctgctgctttcccagatgcatcagcagggagctgggtcagaagtggagcgcccaggtcttgaacctgcgtCCATGTGGCATGCCTGCGctacagacagaggctttacctgcccaATGGAAACACTTCTACCTGAAAAATTCTTCTCACCGACTGGTTACACTGCTATAACTATAAAAATAGGCAGGATAAATGCTGGATTCCTTTCCTAATCAAACAGCCAAAAAGCCCTGATTGTTAAAAACTTCCAAAAGTGAACAAAGTTTAAGATGTCACTGTGAACTGTGGGTTTCAGCTCGATTTCCACCCGGCACTGCTGCCTGGCCCATCCAAGGTCCTCCCACAGAGGTGATAATGGTCTTGATGGTCCCTGCTCTAGATGGGAAGTCAAGACTCTTCTCCCTGAGTGGGAATCGATATTTCAAACCCACAAAGCAGATATTGAAATTGtgtgcagctcctggcttggtcttTGTGTCACTTTCAGCAGACAGTACTGGGAAACATACTTAAAAAATTAgttcttattttcatctacttaaaaggtagagcatgagagagaaaaagataccttccatctgctggcctcctccccaacagtgagggctggggtaggttgacgccaggagccaggaactccatgtaggactctcacgtgggtggtggggacctaagtgcttgggccatcactggctgctccccaggacacattagcaaaaagatggactggaagcagaggagccaggacaggggctggcgctgtggtgtagctggtaaagccaccacctgcagtgctggcatcccatatgggcgctggttcgagtcccggctgttccatttccaatccagctctctgctgtggcctgggaaagcagtagaagatggcccgagtgcttgggcccctgcacccacgtgggagacccggaagaagctcctggctcctggcttcggattgacacggCTCCGGGTGTTGAGGccgttcggggagtgaaccagcagatgaaagacctctctctctctgtcactctctttcaaataaataaatcaatctttaaaaaaaaaaaaaagtttaggggccggcgcttgGCTTAGTGGGTAGAGcggccacctgcagcgccggcccaatggacaccggttcaagcaCCGACTGCGCCACTTCCGAATGCAATTGCGACTGGAGCTGCCCAGTCCGGACAGCGTCATCTTCTCCCGCTACTCCCGTGGTCGGCAGCGTGCCAGCCAAACCGGTGGGCGGCAGTCGCTGCCTTCGCGCGCGCAGCTCCCCGGCGCGCACACGGCCGCACCCACGCCCCGCGACAGCGGCGAGAGGCAGGCGGGGCGTCCCgggcccagcagccaggaggccgCCGCGGCAGAGGCCCCCGAAGTGCGGTCCGGGACCCGGCGCTGCCGAGCGAACGTTCCGGCAAGCCTCCGGGCCGCGCGGCGAACCGCGGCACACCCGCCCCGCGGCTCCTCAGACCcgccggccgccccgccccggccccggaagccccgccccgcgccggccccggaagccccgccccgcgcccggaAGTCcgcgcgccgcgccccgccccgggagccccgccccgcgccccgccccgggagccccgccccgccccggccccggaaGTCcgcgcgccgcgccccgccccgggaGCCCCGCCCGCGCGCCCGGAAGtccgcgcgccccgccccgcgcccggaAGTCCGCGCGCCCCGCCCGCGCGCCCGGAAGTCCGCGCGTCCCCGCGCCCGGGCCCCGGAAGCCCTGCGAGCCCGGAAGtccgcgcgccccgccccgccccgccccgccgcccgtcGCAGGTTCGCGCCCCTGGGTGGCGGCGGGTGCGGACGGGCGCGGCGCGCTTCCTCGGGCCGGCGAAGGCGCCCTGCAGCTTCCCCTCAGGTGGGCGCGCCGTGCAGGGCCTGGTGCTCACCTCCGGGGGGCGCGGCGTGTGCGGGGCCGGGCTCAGACACCCGAGTCGAGTGAGGCGCGCCCGTGGCCGGCGCGGGCTGTGGTCTCGgagctggcccggccctggcgcGCCAGGCGGGGCCCGGGCGGGGACGCAGGGTCCCGGCAGTTCCGGGGTGGGGGTGCGCCTGGGGCCGGGCTTGCCGGGCGGCCGCCCGGGCTGACGAGGCGGGCGCCGCGTGTCCCGCAGCCGCTCCTGTGCACGCAGCAGGGATGTACATGCAGGTGCAGACgcgctccagctcctgcctccacctcAGGAGGGCCCCCGGCGTGCGCTCCTGGTCCCTGCTGGTCGGTAAGGCCGTGGGCAGCGCGCGGGGGACGCGCACTTCCTCGTTCCGCTGCCCGCGGCGCTGGTCTGGCTCTCGGGCCCCGCGCCGGGCCGGCAGGCGCCGCTGCCCGCCGGCCTCaccgggtgccggtgccgctgCTCTGACGCGCGGGTCGTGGGACGGGCTGCCCGCGCGTCCGCGTTTCCGGCCCCTCCGGGAGTCCACGCAGCCCCCGCCCCTCACGTCCGCGGCCTCTCCCGCGCCGTTTCCGCGCGCGCTCTGACCCCTGCCTGGCCGGCTCTGCGCCCGCTGTGGTTTTCGTGCCTTCGTTCCTCACCGGCGGCTGCCAGGGTCACCCCCATCAGGACAGTCCTGAGACAGCCCTGGGGCCCGCACGGGGGTCGGCCCGGCCAACGTTGACCTCCAGGCTGCCCCCGCCGTGGGAAGGGCCCGCGCGGACCCAGTCGgaagcctctccctctctccacaggGATCTTGTCCATCGGCCTGGCTGCTGCCTACTACAGCGGAGGTACAGGACGCCTCCCCAGTGTCCCCCGTTTGGGAAAGTGTGGGTCAGCAGGACGGGTGATGGCCAGGGTCCTCACGGCATGGGCACTGTcggtccccccacctccccgagCTAACCTaggggtctgggtcaggctgtgCTGGGCGGGCCGCCCGCCGGCACTCAGGGTGGCGTCCTGCGTCTGTTTCCAgacagcctgggctggaggcTCTTCTATGTCACGGGCTGCCTGTTGGTGGCCGTGCAGAACCTGGAGGACTGGGAGGTAAGGCCGGACAGGCGGGCCGTGTGGGGGAGGGTACGCTCGGCTTCTGGGCCCCTCCTGCAGCAGGAAGGTTCCCGGTGGCTTAGTGCTCCGTTCCTGTCCTGAAACCTGTCCCAGCCGGTGGCTTCCGCGTAGCTGGACCTGCCCCTGAACGTTGCCTGTGGCCCTCGGGCCAGGGACTCCTCTAAGGGGTCTTCCTTCTGGAAGCACCTTGTGACGGGTTCTGCGCCTGGGGCTGCAGCCGTGGCAGAGGGGCGGGTGCcgtcctgtcccccccccccccaggcctcaGTGTCCTCCAGGAGTCCTTGCCCTGTGCTTGTGTGACCTCGGGAGGGCACCTGCCCCACCCAGGAGGGCAGGAGTCTGGCTGGGAGCGGGGATGTGCTCAGCGCCCTGTGGTTTCCAGGAAGCCATCTTCAACAAGAACACCGGCAAGGTCATCTTGAAGACCTTCAGCCTCTACAGGAAGCTGCTGACTCTTCTCAGAGCCGGCCACGACCAGGGTTAGTGTGCAGGGTGGGGGCCCAGGATGGCTACTCAGTGCCTGAGGCCGAGAcgctctgcagccagccagggtcccCCCACGTCCCCGGCCTGCAGGGCGGGGTCTGGGCAGATGCCCCAGGTCCTGAGACTGGCAGCCTGTCAGGGCGGCTGGAAGGGGCTGGGGTTGCATCCTGGCTCTGgggtctcccccctccccccggctgTTCTTCCTTGGGtttgggtggtgggggtggttgtGGGGCccgggaggcagagttacagcagtgAGCAGGTGACTGGAGCCAGCCACACTCCTCTCTGCTCGAGGGGTCACACGGCTTTCCCTAGGCCCTGCTCGGCCTGTGCGGAGGGATGGGTGGCCAGAGGAAGCCCCGGCCTGGAACAACTTCTGGGCCTGGAACTGGTTCAGCTGGGAGTAGGCAGAAGGTTCCACAGCAGCTGTCCTGGCCCCTGAGGAGCTGGTTTCCAGAGCAGTCACAGGGAGTGGAAGCCCCCACTTAGTGATTGGTCACGGGGGCCAGGGAGGTGTTTCTGAGCCTTGGGCATGCACGTGAAGAcaggtggggctgagctgggctgtgggCTCACACGGGTATTTTGGCTCCATGATGGGAGCCCTGGGTGTGCCCTCACCAGGAGATTCTCAGGCCCAGGCTTGGACAGGAAAAGGCAAATGCTTTTGCCACTGCCAGGTGCCTCGTGGCACAGGTGGGGTCGGGGACGCTGTGGCCACTGACCCGTCCCTCCACAGTGGTGGTCCTCTTGAATGACATCCGGGACGTGAACGTGGAGGAAGAGAAGGTCCGATACTTCGGGAAGGGCTACACGGTGGTGCTGCGGTTTGCCACAGGCTtttcccaccctctcacccaGAGTGCCGTCATGGGCCACCGCAGGTAAGACCCGGCTCCGGGCGGCAGTGCCTCACGCGAGgcttggctttgatctggctaGAGCCCCCCACCCTGTGCCTCGGCCCTGTCAGGTGACCCTCATGACTGATGGCCCAGTGTTGTGGGGCAGAAGGGGGAGGAGATGCTAGTGTGTACACAGGAGAGGGGCCTGAGGGGGGAGGCACAGGCTTGTGACAGCCCTGCCATGGCCACCTTGGAGAACTGGGCTAGGGTCAAGTAGGACCAGACAAGAGGTATGGGGTTTGGTTAGAGCCTGGGGCTGCTGGACATGGGTGGGTTGGGTTGGGACTGGTGTGGCCTCTTGCTGGCTGCCGCTGGCTGACCTGGTGCTGGCCTCCTCCAGTGACGTGGAAGCCATCGCTAAGCTCATCACCAGCTTCCTGGAGCTGCACCACCTGGAGAACCCCTCGGAGTTGTCTGAGAGCAGCGACAGCGAGGCTGATGGTCCCGGGAGCCAGAGCTGACAGCCCAGGCTGGCCACGGGGCCCCTCCCGGCCTCACGTTCCAGTCACGCCTGCAGCTGAGTGGCTGCCGCAGGGCCTGCTCAGAGAGCTGCTTGTGCCTTCTGGCCCTGCTGCGTGGACCCTGCACAGAACCACAGGCTGCACCTTTtccgagggcagggccagggggcgCTGGTGGGGGTCTGCTAGGGGATGTAGGGTGGGGTGCTATGTCCAGGGAGGCCACAGGGCTGCAGGACCTGAAGTCACTTCTCGGAGTCGGGCAGCAGCCCTGGCGGTGGCACAGCCGGTCTAGGTGGACCCATCCATGGCCTCTGAAACAAAGAGGACACCTGGGCTTTCTCCAGCGTGATGACCACAGGCTACAGGAacgcccagtgctgggccaggctgctctGCGGACACCCCcatggccaggagcttccccagggcagccccggctgccagggagggggcagatCCCTGGGCAcccctgcaggaggcagcctctCCCCATGGCCCGCTTTTCCTGCGCCCCGGCCCAGACAGCTGTCTCCGTTCTCAccagcacagcagctgggctgtCAGCCTGGGCGGGAGCATCCACTTCCTCCCCTCAGCCTGGGCCGAAGCGTGTGTTGAGAACGCGAAGTGACTCGTGCAGTGTCTCGCAGAGCTGAGAAGGGGGTTCTTGCACCGGAGTTCCAGCCCCTCTGGAACCCTGGAAGGCTCAGCAAGAGGgtgagccctgggctgcagccatcCCCCAGGGATTGAGAGCCGCCATTCTCCCAAGAAGCCCAGGGCTCTCCAAGGCACAGTGTGTGCCAAGAGTGCCCACCTGGCTGCCTGCCCCTGGCCATCCCCATGAGCCTGCACACTGGATTAGCCAGGCTGCAGTCACCCAGAGGCAGGGTGGAAAGCCACCGGGGAGAGGTGGTGAATGAGGTCCTCCGGACAGTgctgccctgcagcccctgggagggccGTGGCCATTTAAATGCGGAGTTGGCTTCTAAGTGGGTGGGTCTGGAGTGGCTGTGGGCCACGCGGGTGCCGTCAGGCCCCTTCCCCACAggggccaggccagccctggaGAGGGAGGGACCCGACTGGAAGTTGTAAACCAGGGTACTGACAGAGCCTGTGCCAGACTGTAGCTTTCACTCTTTATTGCAGAATAAAGTTCTGTGTGCAGATCATggccccaggtccctgctgaGTGTGTCCTCTGCTGCCATCTGCTTCTTCCCCAGAGACCCCTGTGCATCCTGGGGGTTACCCAGCCCCGCACAGCCCCCAGGCTCAGCAGGGCGTGGCTGCGAGGGGCCGGCTGCAGCGAGATGAGGGGACAGGGGTCACTTCAGCCTGCTACCGCCTAGGTCCACGGCACAGGGCCCTCCAGCCCCCACTCAGGCCCCTTCCCTCAGGGGTCCTGACCTTGGTTCCAGCAGGGGCCACCAACCAGGAACTGGGGCGTGGCCGCCTCACTGAGGTCCTGCAGCAGCGCCTGCAGCTGTCGCATGCTGGGATGCACGTTCTCCTCCAGCCACTCCTCCACGGCGTCCGGGTGGAAGGTGAGCTGCAgggctgcctccagctcctgcacAAGGGCACTCCACCTGCCCAGGAGGCTAAGGACGGGAGGCCTTGAGTCCCCTGAGGACCCCAGGACTGCGCGTGGCTACGCACGCCACAGGCTCAACAGCCGTGCTGTGCCTCAGTGACCCTCTGAAGAGGGGCTGCTGGCTCCCACCTCACCGGGTCTTGGGACAGATGAACGAGCAGTTTGTCATATTTTAACCTCTGAAGCTGGACGCACTGTGTAATTAGCCGGAATTCGCTTTCCTTGCGGTTGGTCCATGGACCTGTCAAGATCCTAGCTCACAGCCCTGAACCCAGAGAGGCCAGGGAAGGCTGCAGAGGTGAGCCCGAGCCTGCCCTGGCACCCGTGAAGCAGGAAGAGTCCCGCTGTTGGCTAACGTGGGAGTCACCCGGGCCCCTGGCGCCGTCCCGtcccctgctggctccctggaCGGCGCCGCGAGCGGGGTGGTTACCTGCGTGCCTCAGGCTGGATGCGCTGGACCATGACCGGGTGGATGAGCCTGCGCCTGCGATGGTAGGGGCTGAACCAGCCGGTCACATACCTGGGGGAGCCACAGTCAGCTGACGGCAGCCGTGGGGTTATGCTAACACCTGTGGACAAGCTGAAGAACCTGCTAGAAGTTCTCAAGTCTCATTTTTTCCTGTGTAGGATGAGGCCATAAGGGGCCCATGtgcctgtctgtccatctgtccactcACCTGTCCACCGCCCACCCACCTGTTCCTCTCCAGCAGTGCATCCACGGAGCTGCGCAGGTGGAGGCTGACTTGGGTGACAAGGGCGAGGATGTTGCTGCCAGGGAAGGAGCCAGCCCCCTTGCTGCCAGAGAGCCACACTGAGGACAGTGGTCCCCACAAGggacccgggggtgggggtgggggtgggggtagggtgggaTGACCACATTACCTCACAGAGTCTGTCGTCTCCAAGCTTGAGAGCCCGAGAAGGTTCTCCACCTTGGTTTTAACATCTTCGGTAAACCCTCCTGAAACCAACACAGGTGGAGATGGTCAGAGGGCCCTCATCCCTGTGCTGGCCAGTGTCCAGACCTCCGGGGCCTTAGAGCTATGGTGGCTGGCACACAGTGGAGAGGCGTGAGCCCAAGACCTCTCTGGAGAAGTTCTTCTCATTAAATGTGAGAAATATGTTTGTTATTTTACTTTAAGAGGCAGAgctccggccagcgccgtggctcaacaggctaatccttcgctcTGCAGCgccggaacactgggttctagtcccggtcagggtgctggattctgtcccagttgctcctcttccaggccagctctctgctgtggcccaggagtgcagtggaggatggcccaagtgcttgggccctgcaccccatgggagaccaggagaagcacctggctcctgccttcggatcagcgcggtgcgccggccgcagcatgccggccacggtggccattgtggggtgaaccaatggcaaaggatagacctttctctctgtctctctcactgtccactctgcctgtcataaaaataaataaaaaataaattaaaaaaagaggcagagctccattgctagttcactcctcaaatgcccacaatggctggggcctgACCTGGGAGTTGGGAACTTGATGCAGATCTCTGTGCGTGGCAGGaaccagtgacttgagccattgcctgatgcctcccagagtctccatcagcaggaagctggagtcaggagcaggagccagcgctcgaacccaggcactctgatataagacaAGTGCATCTTGACTGCTACACGGAGCATCTGTgcccattaattttaaaaagagagaacaatgtggggggggcagcgctgtggcatggaggtaaagccgccaccggcagtgccaacatcccgtatggacacaggttcaagtcccggctgctccatttccaatccagctctctgctgtggcctggaaaagcagcagaagatggtccaagtgcttgggtccctgcacccacgtgggagacctggaagaagctcctgactcctggcctcagatcggcccagctctggccattgtggccaactggggagtgaaccattagatggaagacctctctctctgcctctgcctctctgtaactctgcttttcaaataaataaataaaagaaagaagaaaggaaggaaggaggaaagagagagcgagcgagaacgGCACTGCTGGCAACCCGCCAGCCAGACAAGCCGCTGGCCCCGCCTGTGGGGCAGGATTGACCTGCACGTTGTCCACCGCTCGTGTGGCTTACCTGGCAGAGGAATGTTCTAGAACGCCTGAAACCAGTGAGGCCTACAGCTACCAATGTGATCAGTGTGCGGGGAGACTTGGGGCAACAGGCTGGTGTGGGCTGGCAGGAGCCTGGGTGTGGGACTCGCCTCCCCTTGACCAGCTGACACTAACCCTCCTCCTGTTGTGTTCTCAACGGCTCAGCATTGACCGCTCAGAGTCGTCCACAGGGATGGACTCTGGTGTCGCAGTAGGACAGCTGGTCAGCTGCTTGCACTCCACTCCGCTTGTCTGggttcagttccagctccctgccgcaGGGGACCCAGGGACCAGCGGTGATGACTcaggtgggtccctgccgcccgcgtgggagatctggagtcagttcctggctcccacctgcttTAGGCTTAAGCTTGAGGACCCTCAGCAGAGTGGGGGTAGCTGTCGGGGTGAAGGGAGCGGCCTGGGCTGACGGGGTGGACGGGCTGTCTGGCACATTGCCAGGCTGACCACAGACCAGCAGGCAGAAGTCAGGGGACACAGGGCAGTCAGCTTTCTGGCGTCTGGTCTCCCCAGGAGGAACCAGCGGGGCTGGGACGTACCATGCAGGAGCAGCTGCAGGCAGGCGGCCAGGGACGGGACCCCCACAGGAAGCAGCTCACACAGCACCGAGAAGTGGTCGTACCTAAGGCCACGAGAGGCGCGCTCAGCGCCACAGCCTTGGCGAGCTGGGCCTGATACCCCGGTGCCCGCACGGTGCCCTGGCCCGAGGGCGCCCAGGCTTTCACTGCTGGGCCCAGGGCTTCCAGAGCAGCGGCTCCATATCGAGCAGTTTCGGATCTGCGGTGAGATGGCTGACGGCGGCGATGCAGAGCCATGAGGGGCCGGGGTGGAGGATGTCTCTGGGAGACCCTACCCAGGGCCCTCtggtggcctggcctggcctccaccCCTGCGTTCACTCTGGGTGGGCAACGTGACATAATCCCTTCCCACCTCTGACAGAGGAaagggctccccccccccccgccaggctGTGCGCCGgtccctaccccccacccccaggctgtgtTCTAGTCCCtacctccccccaaccccagcttGTGTTCTGCTCTAGTTCCTGCCTCCctaccgccccccacccccgccccgggctgTGCTCTGGTCCCTATCTCCCCCCACCCTGGAGGCTGTGCTCCAGTCCCTacctggccccccccccccccgccccgggctgtGCTCCGGTCCCTacccctcccgccccccccccccagtctgtgCTCCAGTCCCTACCTGGCCCCCCCCCTGCCCCGGGCTGTGCTCCGGTCCCTacccctcccgcccccccccccagtctgtgCTCTGGTCCCTATCTGGCccccccctgccctgggctgtgctcTGGTCCCTATCTCCCCCGACCTGGGGGTCCCtaccc from Lepus europaeus isolate LE1 chromosome 18, mLepTim1.pri, whole genome shotgun sequence encodes the following:
- the LOC133776692 gene encoding cytochrome b-245 chaperone 1 → MYMQVQTRSSSCLHLRRAPGVRSWSLLVGILSIGLAAAYYSGDSLGWRLFYVTGCLLVAVQNLEDWEEAIFNKNTGKVILKTFSLYRKLLTLLRAGHDQVVVLLNDIRDVNVEEEKVRYFGKGYTVVLRFATGFSHPLTQSAVMGHRSDVEAIAKLITSFLELHHLENPSELSESSDSEADGPGSQS